A stretch of Triticum aestivum cultivar Chinese Spring chromosome 1D, IWGSC CS RefSeq v2.1, whole genome shotgun sequence DNA encodes these proteins:
- the LOC123182842 gene encoding MAPK kinase substrate protein At1g80180, producing the protein MAGLQRSSGTFRRSGSSGMVWDGDSHLSGEIKPVRVERSRSTGHAGYRASAGRVSPALDPPSPRVAVCGFCAFFRGGKAKAAKKGNDGKAAKSKARTAAGSPRPKARRASG; encoded by the coding sequence ATGGCGGGGCTGCAGCGGTCGAGCGGCACGTTCCGGCGGTCGGGGTCGTCGGGGATGGTGTGGGACGGCGACAGCCACCTGTCCGGGGAGATCAAGCCCGTGCGGGTCGAGCGGAGCCGCTCCACGGGCCACGCCGGGTACAGGGCGTCCGCCGGCCGCGTCTCGCCCGCGCTCGACCCGCCCTCGCCCCGCGTCGCCGTCTGCGGCTTCTGCGCCTTCTTCCGCGGCGGCAAGGCAAAGGCGGCGAAGAAGGGCAACGACGGCAAGGCGGCCAAGTCCAAGGCTCGAACGGCCGCCGGTTCACCGAGACCAAAGGCGAGGCGAGCCAGTGGCTGA